In a genomic window of Zingiber officinale cultivar Zhangliang chromosome 9B, Zo_v1.1, whole genome shotgun sequence:
- the LOC122024219 gene encoding UPF0426 protein At1g28150, chloroplastic-like, whose product MALLLGSILLPAKWENRFPSPSTISAMERRRMKPSFSVKAFVNPLDDPILKQAFKEPVAFVGGVFAGLLRLDLNEEPLREWIAKTVEVAGIDADGDTQGNAAEADDEGPQPIEIE is encoded by the exons ATGGCTCTCCTCCTCGGCTCAATCCTCCTCCCCGCCAAG TGGGAGAATAGATTTCCATCTCCTTCAACGATTTCCGCCATGGAGAGGCGGCGGATGAAGCCTTCGTTCTCCGTCAAGGCTTTCGTGAATCCCTTGGACGATCCCATCCTCAAGCAAGCCTTCAAG GAGCCGGTGGCGTTCGTGGGCGGGGTGTTCGCGGGCCTCCTGCGGCTCGATTTGAATGAGGAGCCGCTCCGGGAGTGGATCGCCAAGACCGTCGAGGTCGCCGGTATTGACGCCGATGGTGACACCCAAGGGAATGCGGCGGAGGCGGACGACGAGGGTCCTCAGCCGATCGAGATTGAGTGA